A single genomic interval of Xyrauchen texanus isolate HMW12.3.18 chromosome 40, RBS_HiC_50CHRs, whole genome shotgun sequence harbors:
- the LOC127633540 gene encoding nuclear prelamin A recognition factor-like, with protein sequence MSEVSIGWKKEKCENCTKQCNKKQSGEGINLLQEKGVVSGEVRETSSVQQVLLSACLSCEGCVSEDEGQKISQQNLDEMNHVLALNKKCDTSKHKVLVVSLCPQSLPFFAVKFNLDVSAAAQKLCGFLKSVGVHYVFDTTVAASFSILESQREFVQRYRRKHHDANAMPMFTSSCPGWIRYAERVLGSLVKPHICTARSPQPIMGSLVKDFFARQQKLSPDQVFHVVVAPCFDKKLEAVREEFYNSILETRDVDCVLTSGEILLLMEQSKVTAEEVDSAPLDHVFGESSDPGMIRHEGRGSEGFLEHIFKHAAKELFGLDVQEIVYKTLRNRDFQEVALERDGETLLQFAAVYGFRNIQTLVHRMRKGKVPYQLVEVLSCPGGCLSGRGQAEGEGGRPDRALVQQMEESYCSLPVRLPESNPEVQRLYQDWLDGHDSPHAQQCLHTQYKNHSQPPSHISSPAIQW encoded by the exons ATGTCTGAAGTCAGTATTGGATGGAAAAAGGAAAAGTGTGAGAATTGCACTAAGCAG TGCAACAAGAAGCAGAGTGGTGAAGGTATAAACTTACTGCAAGAGAAAGGTGTTGTCAGTGGAGAG GTGAGAGAGACTAGCTCAGTTCAGCAGGTGTTGCTGAGTGCATGTCTGTCTTGTGAAGGCTGCGTATCGGAGGACGAAGGCCAGAAAATCTCTCAACAAAATCTGGATGAAATGAATCATGTGCTTGCCCTTAATAAG AAATGTGACACTTCAAAGCACAAAGTTCTGGTGGTGTCCTTGTGTCCCCAGTCGCTGCCCTTTTTTGCAGTTAAATTTAACCTTGATGTTTCGGCGGCTGCACAGAAACTCTGTGGCTTCCTAAAGAGTGTGG GGGTCCATTATGTCTTTGACACTACGGTAGCCGCTAGTTTTAGTATTTTGGAAAGCCAGAGAGAATTTGTTCAGCGTTACCGCCGTAAACATCATGATGCCAACGCCATGCCAATGTTCACTTCTTCATGTCCAG GATGGATCCGCTATGCAGAGCGTGTTCTTGGCAGCTTGGTCAAGCCACACATCTGCACAGCCAGGTCACCTCAACCGATCATGGGTTCCTTGGTCAAAGACTTTTTTGCAAGACAACAG AAGCTGTCCCCTGATCAGGTTTTCCATGTGGTGGTGGCTCCCTGCTTTGATAAGAAGCTGGAAGCTGTGAGAGAGGAATTCTACAACAGCATTCTAGAGACCAGAGATGTTGACTGTGTGCTTACATCAG GAGAGATTCTCCTGTTGATGGAACAAAGCAAAGTTACTGCAGAGGAAGTGGACTCTGCTCCTTTGGATCATGT ATTTGGTGAGAGCAGTGACCCAGGCATGATCAGGCATGAAGGTCGTGGATCTGAAGGTTTTCTGGAACACATTTTCAAACATGCTGCCAAAGAGCTCTTTGGCCTAGATGTCCAAGAGATTGTGTACAAGACACTCAG GAATAGAGACTTCCAGGAGGTGGCGCTAGAGCGTGATGGAGAGACCCTCCTTCAGTTTGCTGCAGTCTATGGCTTCCGGAACATACAGACACTAGTGCACAGAATGAGGAAAGGAAAAGTTCCCTACCAGCTAGTGGAGGTGCTCTCCTGCCCTGGAG GTTGTTTAAGTGGGCGAGGACAAGCTGAAGGAGAGGGAGGCAGACCTGACCGCGCTCTTGTTCAGCAAATGGAAGAGTCCTACTGCAGCTTGCCTGTCCGACTGCCTGAATCCAATCCAGAGGTCCAGCGCCTCTACCAGGACTGGCTGGATGGCCACGACTCCCCACATGCTCAGCAATGTCTCCACACTCAGTACAAGAACCACTCACAGCCCCCCTCTCACATATCGAGTCCTGCCATTCAGTGGTGA
- the LOC127633657 gene encoding cytochrome b-245 chaperone 1 homolog — protein sequence MGYMFVEKHTYDLLHLKRSPGIRSWSLLIGISSVGLAAAYYSSDSVLWKMFYVTGCLFVALQNMEEWEEAVFDKSKGEIELKTFSLYTMILTLWRRGHETVLIDLQHLRDVSVQEERVRYLGKGYLLVLRLATGFSHPLTRSATLGSHCDVEAVAALLKRFLGLEELQEHLGEDDYPDEDDNEDLGLGDSSDSKDECDL from the exons atgGGGTATATGTTTGTAGAGAAACACACCTATGATCTTCTCCATTTGAAGAGGTCTCCTGGGATTAGATCTTGGTCCCTCCTCATTG GAATTTCTTCGGTTGGACTAGCAGCAGCCTATTACAGCTCTG ATAGTGTGTTATGGAAGATGTTCTATGTGACGGGATGTTTATTTGTAGCTCTACAGAATATGGAGGAATGGGAG GAAGCAGTTTTTGATAAATCTAAGGGAGAGATAGAACTGAAGACTTTTAGTCTGTATACCATGATATTGACTCTCTGGAGAAGAGGGCATGAGACAG TGTTGATAGATCTGCAGCACTTGCGAGATGTGAGTGTTCAGGAGGAGAGGGTGAGGTATCTGGGGAAGGGTTACCTGTTGGTGCTGCGCCTGGCAACTGGCTTCTCTCACCCTCTTACACGGAGTGCCACCCTGGGGTCACACTG TGATGTAGAGGCAGTAGCTGCTCTTCTGAAACGCTTCTTGGGTCTTGAGGAGTTACAAGAGCACTTGGGAGAAGATGATTATCCTGATGAAGATGACAATGAAGATTTGGGATTGGGTGATAGCAGTGACTCAAAAGATGAGTGTGATCTTTAA